TATTTCTTTCAAGATTAAAGAATTCTAATGGTTGCTCGCTCTGCGCGAGCTTTTTTATTTTTTCGAAAAATGATAAAATACTGTCATGGATTCCAAAAAACGCAAACAAATTGCTCAAAAAATCTACCCTGATCCCAAAGATAAAAATGAGCAAAGCGATACTCTAACCGCCGAAGAAGCCAATACAAAGGCCTATCTTGCCGGCAGGGCGTATCTTAAAGAGCGCGAGAGTAAATTTCCAATCTGGATGTTGGCGCTGGTGTTTTTACTATTTTTCTTGCCGGTCGGGAATTTTATTCCGATTTCATTTGCTGATATGTTTTGGCGGTTGATATGTGCGGTTCTTATGGCTTATAGTATCAGAAGCGCATGGATTTATGGTGACGACTTTGAGAGAAATTACGGTGGTCGCTCGATCAATAAATCTGTGGCTAAATTGGTGGCGATCTTATTTTTCTTGGCGTATTTTTCTGGGTTTTTATGGCAAGCGGGCGGGATGCTCGATGTTCTTCGATCAAATTATTAAAAAATCGAAACAAAAATAAAACCACCCGATATATCCCGAGTAGTTTTGAGATCGCTTAGATTAAGCGAGTTTTACGCCGGCTTTTTTAGCGGCAGCAGCGAGTGCTGACTTGCGGCGAGAAGCAGTATTCTTCTTGATGAGGCCTTTTTTAACGGCTTTGTCAAGTTCGCTCTGTGCTTTTGAAAGGCTCGCAGCAGTTGGTTCCGCTACAAATGCTTTTACAGCAGTCTTGATGTCTTTTTTGATACCGACATTTCGCTCGCGTCGCTTTGCGGTTTGTCGCATTCGCTTTACAGCAGATTTAATAATTGGCATTGATTTCCTCTAATTTTAGGTTATTATTTACAATTCAAAATCAATTATACACCATTCTTTTCAAAAAGTCAAAAGGAAAATTACAATCTATCTCTTGACATTCTATTGTGATTATGTTAAACTCGAAGCAGAAATTAAAAAATAAACAAGGACTAAAGATAAAATGCCAGAAAACAATGCCCGAAAGCAGATTATCGCCCAGATTGAAAAATCTGAGAATATTTTGATTGCGCTCAGTGATAATCCATCGGTTGATGAGTTGGCGTCAGCGCTTGCTTTGACGCTGGCTATAAATAAATCAGATAAGCGCGCTACGGCTGTGGCGAGCGGTCAAATGCCAGACGCGCTGGAGTTTTTGAACCCAGAAAAAACTTTCGAAACGAGCGTTGATTCGCTTCGAGATTTTATTATCGCTTTATCTAAGGACAAGGCCGATCACTTAAAATATAAACTTGTTGGCGACCATGTCAAAATCTTCATCACTCCATACAAAAGTGTGATTTCTGAGAAGGATTTGGAATTTTCGCAAGGTGATTTTAATGTTGATTTTGTACTTGCTCTGGGCGTGCGCGACAAGGATCACTTGGACGCAGCATTGGCGGCTCACGGCAGGATTTTTCACGATGCTAGCGTGGGTGTTATCACCGTCGGCGATACGCCTTCAACTTTGAGCGAAATCAACTGGCACGACAACAATGCTTCTGCTCTTAGCGAGTTAGTCCTTGATCTTATTGAGCAAAAGCCTTTTGACAAAAAAGCCCTCAATCAATCTGTCGCAACAGCCATCTTGACAGGAATTGTGGCAGAAACTGAGCGATTTTCTAATCAAAAAACCACCGCTAAGGTGATGAACACTGCATCAAAACTTATCTTGGCCGGAGCGGATCAGCAACTTGTGATCTCCAAAATTAAAGAGGCTGAAGAAAAAGCCACTCGCGTCAATATCAAAAGTCAGAATGAAGAAAAAGCGCCAAAGAAAGAAGTTGTGGCTAAAATCCCTAAGAACGGCGGACTTCGAATTGACCACACTAGTACTTTGGCTGATCTTGAAAATTCTCTAAAAATCGAGAAAAATGATGAATCGGAGATTGAGAATCTTGAAACATCGGATGCCGAGAAGTCGCTTGAAGATTCTCTCGCGCAACTTGCGCCTGAGCCACAAGCAAATGCTTTCAAAGATCTCGAGAATTTCCCAAGCGCAGCGGAAATTGCCGCGCAAAGAGTTGAGACAACTGAAACTGGCGTAGGTCAAAATTCAAGCGATAATTTGAATTTCGAAGAGTCCCCGATTACGCCAACTGAAACACAACCGCAAGCAGAAGTTTCTCCTGAAAATTTCCAGATTGAAGTTCCTGCCAAGTTTGAGCAAAATCAACTGCCTTCTCCAGAAAGCGCGCCAATTTCAGAGGATTTTTTGACTGAAGCGCCAATCCCAGCGCAAGATTTTGAGCCTGCGCCAATTGCGCCGATTGAGGCTCCCGCGCAATTAGAAGTTTCTCCTGAAGCAATAACTCAAACTTCTACAAGCCAAACTTTGAATCAAATTCCTGAAGCATCCCCAAGCGGACAGGGCAGTAGCAGGACAATTTTGCCTTTGAGTTCGCCTGAAATTTCTGCCAATCAACCACTCAACTTGAATGACGAATATTATAATCCAGCGCAGAATCAATTGATTGCGCAGAGTCTAACCGCACAACCCGACACTCTCTCGCACCAAATACCAGCAGGCGACGCGGGGACTTTCCCGCCACCACTTCCGCCAATGCCGGATTTTAGCCAGATGATGCCGCCAAGTTTGCCAGAGATTCCTGACTTTGGTCAATTACCAGAACTTCCAGCGATGCCACCAGTTGATTTTGGTGTGCCAATGAATTCTTCGCCGTCAGAAATATCAACTATTCCAGCCCCAGACGCCAATCTAGCAATGGGCACTGCAGCCACACAAAATCAAGTGATGACTGAAAACCTCTACCCAGACCCTTCGCAATTCAGAATCCCAGGAATGTAAAATGGACTTCGATTTAAATAATCCAAGTCCGAGCGGGCGGATTCTCATAGATAAGCCTGCCGAGATGACGAGTTTCGGCGTGGTTGCGCGCGTGCGGCGTGTTTTAGGTCAAAAACTCGGCCAAAAAAAGGTTAAGGTTGGACATACCGGCACGCTTGATCCTTTTGCCACGGGCCTTCTGGTTTTGCTTTATGGCAAAGAAACCAAGAACGCTATGGCTCTGACCAAACTTGACAAGGTGTATGAAGCCAAGTTTATTTTGGGCGAAGTTTCCACCACGGGAGATCCAGAAGGGGAGATTTCGAAGGTGGATTTTGATAAAAAACCGAGTTTCGAAGAGATTTTGAATGCTTCTAAAAAATTAACCGGCAAAATATCACAGACACCGCCCGCTTTTTCCGCGATAAAAATCAACGGTAAGCGCGCTTATGACCTGGCTCGAAAGGGCGAAAAACCTGAAATCAAGCCTCGAGAAGTTGAGATTTTCTCTTTTGAGATTTTAGAGTATGATTTTCCGCGGATCCAAATCCGTGCGCACGTCTCGAGCGGCACGTACATCCGCACATTGGGCGAGGATTTGGGTAAGATTTTAGGGACGGGTGCGTATTGTCGCCATCTTCGTCGCACTAAAATCGCAGATTTCGATATCAAGGACGCGATTTCGCTAGAAGATTTAGGCATCAAAGATTAAAAAATATTCCAATAAATAATCAATAGCATTTTTATAAACTCTAACAGACAAACTTAAGCATAATTATACTATTGACATATCATTAAAAATATGATACTATTTTGGCGTAATTATAAATTAAAGGAGTTTTATGAAAAAATCAATTTTTGCCATTGCTGCGGTAGTAGCGACTGGTAATATGGCATTTTTACCCCAAAATACCTTCGCTCAAGAGTATGAGCAGTACTGTCAAAATAGAGTAGTCGATAGGAATATTCGCACAACAAGAATTAATGAGCTTATTAGTTTGGTAGCAAGACAAACGGATGAAGAAATTAAGAATACCCTAATAGAATATCAAAATTTCCAACTTCAAAATCAATGTACAGAAGAAGAAATGACTAAAGTTATCGAAGGCGCACATCGAATCATCAATCAAATTAATGAAAGCCGACGAACTGAAGATTTTCGAATTATAGTAAAAGTTAATGGAATTGAAGTTCAAAATTCTGAATTTAACGCAATTAGGTACTCAGATTTTTT
This sequence is a window from bacterium. Protein-coding genes within it:
- the rpsT gene encoding 30S ribosomal protein S20 codes for the protein MPIIKSAVKRMRQTAKRRERNVGIKKDIKTAVKAFVAEPTAASLSKAQSELDKAVKKGLIKKNTASRRKSALAAAAKKAGVKLA
- the truB gene encoding tRNA pseudouridine(55) synthase TruB — encoded protein: MDFDLNNPSPSGRILIDKPAEMTSFGVVARVRRVLGQKLGQKKVKVGHTGTLDPFATGLLVLLYGKETKNAMALTKLDKVYEAKFILGEVSTTGDPEGEISKVDFDKKPSFEEILNASKKLTGKISQTPPAFSAIKINGKRAYDLARKGEKPEIKPREVEIFSFEILEYDFPRIQIRAHVSSGTYIRTLGEDLGKILGTGAYCRHLRRTKIADFDIKDAISLEDLGIKD